The genomic window CTTTATTATTATTGAAAGCAATATTGGCCGAAGTATTCCATCTGAAGGCACCTGTTAAGTTTTTTGTGGTTAATTCCAATTCCAAGCCTTTGTTCTGAACCGATCCTACGTTTTTCCACATCGTTGTATATCCCGTTACAGCAGGTATCGGCTGTTCCAAAAGAAGGTCTTTTGTTTTTTTAATATAATAATCTGCCGTAAAATCTATTCGGTTGAAAAGTCCCAGTTCAAAACCAAAATCCGAGGATTGTGTTTTTTCCCAAGTCAGATCAGGATTGGGAATGGTGTTGGGAATTAACCCGTTTGACAAACTTCCTCCAAATGAATAATTTCCTCCCGAAAGCGTTCCGAATGCCCTGTAATCACCGATTGAATTGTTACCATTTTCTCCCCAGCTATATCTGAATTTAAGGTTATTCAGCCATTTTACATCTTTTAAAAATTCTTCATTATCTACTTTCCAGCCAGCTCCAAATGCAGCAAATGTCCCCCAAAGATTGTTCCACCCGAATCTGGAAGAACCGTCTCTACGAATACTCGCCGATACCATATATTTTTCTTTGTAATCGTAATTGACACGTCCAAACATAGAGATCAGCATCCATTCTGCAGCGGTATACTCAGAATTGAGCACAGATGCCGACTGCGTGAAATTAAACGTTTCCAAATCATCATTCGGGAAGCCTTTATTTCGATTGTACTGAGTCGTTGTTCTGTAATTTTCTGCACTGTACCCCGCAATAGCATTGATATCGTGTTCTCCGAAAGATTTTTTATAGCTTAATAAAGCTTCGCCCAAATATCTGTTGTAATTTACCGTTCTGCGGCTTGCAATACTCACTTGCCCCGGTATATTGGTGATAAGATCGAAAGTCGGGGTATAGCCGTTGTTAAGGTTAAAATTATTCGTTGCCCCTCCTGAAATTTTAATATTTAAATCCGGTAAAATATCATAAGACACATACAAACTCGACAATAATCTGAATTCGTTGGTATTATTGGTCGTTTCCTCCATCACCCCGATCGGACTTTGAGTAGAACCCGCCCATCTGTATCTCGTATTTTTCCAGAAATTGGTGTAAAGTCCGGCGCTCACTTCCGCTACAGGAACCATTGACAACATTTTATGGGCTAGATTGTCTTTTCCATCGACGGTGGCTCCGTAACTTTGAGAATAGCTTGGTCGCAATGCAATTCCGGCTTTCCATTTATCTGAAATATTGACGTCGATAACGGCACTTAAATTAAATCTGTTAAAACCTGTATTAATTGCCAGACCTTCCTGATCAAAATACGCTCCGGAAATCATATATTTCACATTTTTACTTCCCCCTCGAACTGCCAACTGATAACTCTGAATGGCTGCGGGACGATAAAATGCATCCTGCCAATCGATATTAGCCACCTGATTGGTACCCCATCGAGGATCGATCATGTAATTGATATTAGCGAGATTATAATCGGTAGCATTTGCCAAACCAAAATAATTTGCCCTCACCGCATAACTGTCTGACGCTGAATTCCCCGGAGCTAAAGCGACCCATCTTTTATTAATCGCTTCAGTGGCAAAATCAATCCACTCTGAACTGTTCATGATATCCAGCTTCTTTTCAATCGTCTGAACACCGTAATATTGGGAAAAACTAAATGAGGGTTTTCCTGATGTTCCTTTTTTTGTGGTTACGATCACGACCCCATTAGAACCTCTCGAACCGTACATTGCGGTGGATGCCGCATCTTTTAACACTTCAATCGACTGTATATCGTCCGGTGAAATATTGGCCATATCGTCGACAACCATCCCGTCTACAACGTAAACCGGTGAATTACTTGCCGATATGGAAGCCGTTCCACGCACTCGGATTTCCAGCGGTTCGCCTGGTTTTCCCGTTGTCGAACGGGTTTTCACTCCGGCAATCTGACCGGTCAGTGCCTGATCAACCCTCGCAATAGGACGATCTTTAAAACTTTGAGCATCGACCCTGCCGACTGAACCTGTAACTTCCCCTCTTTTTTGCGTACCATAAGCAATCACAACGACTTCTTCGATGTTATTCACTTTGTTGTCAGGTGTTGGCTGCAAAGTAATTTTTACATTTTCCTGATTGGAAATATCAACCGTTTTATTGAGATATCCCTCGTGAGAAATAGCCAAGACAGGCTTATTAACTTCCTCTGAAACCTTGATACTAAAAGCTCCGTCGGTATCGGTGGCCACTTCCTGAGAAGTATTATTGAGTTTCACAACGGCATTTTGCAGGGGCTTTTCATCCTGGCCTAAGATGATACCGGTAACCTGTTTTTCCTGCCCGAAAACAAGACCTGTCGTACTGATTAAAAGACCTAAAATTATTATAGAATTTTTCATTTTTAAGTTATTAATTGTTTAAAGAAATTATCATAACTTTTAAATATTTTCAATGTATCAAATCAAAAATTAGTAAAAGCATCCAGTGAGCTTTCAATATTTGTTTTTATAAAAATATACTTATAGAAAAATTCTGCTATCCTGTAGTTACCTGCTATTATTCTCTTCGATGAGAAATATGATTAAAAAAATTAATTTTACCCCTCTTTATTAATGCAAATAATTTATTTAATGAATATTTAGGAGGTCAAGAAAGAAAAGGTGAAAATGGATGATTTTCGAAGAATTAAAGATTTTTTTTAAATGAAGCTTAGATTGAGGTCAATGATGAGTATTTTGAAAACTAAAAACTTTGTCAAAGTTTAGAACTTTGACAAAGTTTATGGGTTATAATTAGAATGGTTTATTAGAGATTACTTTTGTTGGGAAAAGACAATCTTATTCTAATTTTATTTTTTTACAATTTTTAAATTTTACTTACTTAATCTTTAAATTTTTAAACTTTTACTTTTTATTATTCTTCCGGGATTGCCTACTACCGTACAACCGTCCGGGACATCACTAATGATAACTGCTCCTGCTCCAATGGTACACCATTTTCCGATAGTTATTCCCTGTATGACATTTACTCCGATTCCGACGTGGGTTCCTTCGCCTACATAAACGTTTCCACCAAGTCCGACATTTGGTGAGATATGTACAAAATCTTCGAGGATACAATCATGATCAATAGATGCATTGGTATTCACAATACAGTGTTTTCCCACCTTTACTATTGCATTTATGGTGGCACCTGGCATTACAACAGTTCCTTCCCCGATCTTTACTCTTTTAGAAATGATCGATTTTGGGTGGATCAATGTAGCATAACTGAATTGTTCGTTTTGTGCAACTATTCTTTTTCTTATTCTATTGTGTCCTATAGAAATAAGTATTTCTATCTCTTGCTGCGGAATTTCATTAAGAACAGGATAACTCAGGAGTTTATCTTTCGATGGGTTTTCATCGATATACGCATCAATATTATAACCACATTCTTCAGCGACTTCTGCCACTACTTTACCATGACCACTTGCTCCGTATAAATACATATTCTAACTACATTTAATTTAAATTAATAATTTCCTCTTAAAGCTTCTACCACAGCTTGTTGTGCCTGGTTCATGCCTTCTTTTTTAATTACTCTTTTTCAAGTAAGGAACATCACTCTGCAATCTGTTTGTTTGCAAATGATACATTATCTCTGTATCATATCTCTAATTCAAATTTCATCGTCCGGGAAATCATATTTCTTTCATTTCCCTGCGCCCAGTCTGTAATTCCGGGCTTCTGTGTCTTCTTTTTTGAGATCTAAAGTCTATAATTCATTAAAAAAATTATACACGATATTCTCTTTCTTTAATTAGTTTTTTGTATTCTGCCAATACGGCATTCCAGACCTCTGACTGCTCGTAGCGAGATTCAATCATCGGGCGGGCATTCGTTTTTAATTTTTGATAATACGCTGTGTCCGATTTTATTCTTTCCATGGCCTGGCTAAGCTTTTCACTGTTTTTTACCGGAACGATGACCCCGTTTTGATCTTCCATGATAATTTCGTTGCATCCGTTGATGTCTGAAACTATACTCGGCAATCCCATTGCTCCCGCCTGCATCACTACATTGGGGAATCCTTCGCGATAACTTGGGAAAGCCAATGCGTGAGAAATTGCAAAATACGGACGAACATCACTCTGAAAACCGACCGATATGATATCCGGATTATTTTTAATTTCTTCTAAAATATCGGGACGTACAGGATCCAGCTCGTGTTCCAGCGGACCAACTAACAATAATTTGGATCTGCGTTCTGAATCTTTGTTATTTAAAAGCGTAAATGCTTCTACCAGCTCATTAATTCCCTTATCTCCCAGCAAACGCCCTACAAAGACAAAGACGAAATCACTATCTTCTATATTCAATTCTTTTCTTAAAAGCTTTTTTTGCTCCTCGGAAATTTGTTCGGACGAAAAATGATTCAGGTCGATCCCGTTTACATTTCCATTTCCGATAACTCTTAAATATTTTGAAGTGATTTTGTAATTAATCAAATCTTTTTTCACGCCTTCCCCTTCCGGATAAACATGAGTGGCGGCTGAACACAGCAGCCTGTCCATATTAATAAGAAGCTTCTGCACCGGCCCTTTTCTGGTGGGAAAAATAAGCCCCGTAAAGGTGTGAATCCGGATAGGAACTCCTGCCATTTTCCCTGAAAGCATCGTTAAAAGCCCTGCCTTAGGTGTGATGGAGTGTACAATGACCGGCTTTTCTGTTTTTAAAATTTTATACAACTTATATAGAGAACTCAGGTCTTTTAAAGGACTGATTCCTCTTTCCATGTTCACTTTAATCGTTTTGATACCTTCTCTCTGCTTTACTTCGTCAAGTAACTCGCCTTCTGAAGATATTCCTACAATCTCATAAAATTCGTTTAAGAATTTCAATTGTCCTTTTAATAAAAGATTTAAGGACAATGGTACTGTTGATGTGCGAATTACTTTCTCATTTTTTGTCATACCTTCATTCTTAATTTAGTTTGATGTTCCTGTAATTCATTCTGAAGCGTCGGGCGCCCTATTTTATTGAGGTAAATCTTTTCCTTTCCTACAAGGCAAAGTATCCCCACATACATTATTTTCACTTGGTTGATAATGTATATTTTTAATAAATCCAATGCTCCCAATTGCAGTTTCTTTTTAGCATAAAAAGCCAGATGTAATGATTTTTTATACTTTTTAAAAGAAAAAGAATCAGCTCTGTTATATAAATATCCTATCTTAGGAATAAATGCATACTTCTTTTTTATCAACATTCTGATCATAAAATCCTGATCCTGACCCAACAACAGTTTTTCATCAAATGTAACCTCCCCGATTTCGGAAAGCCTGATGATGGAACATGCGTGCGGAACTGCTTTATAATTGATATAATGATCAAATTCCATAATCTGCTCTTTATCAAATGTTTCCAGAACACCTACAAGCTTGTTATCATGATCAATATATCCTATCGAGCAAGATAACAATGCTATATCCGGATGAAGCTCCATATAGTCATATTGCCATTTCAGCTTATCCGAGTAATAAAGGTCATCTGCATCCAGCATACACATATACTTCGCATCAATTTCCTTTACTTTTTCCAGTGCTATTTTTCTTGCAGCTCCCCTTCCCACATTATTTTCCAGATTGATGATATAAAACCTCTCATCGTTCTGATATTTTTCCAGGATCTTTCTGGTTTCGTCGGTAGATCCGTCATTTACGATAACATTCACCCAGCTATCAAAAGTTTGATCCAATAGTGACCTGATTGACTTTTCAATCGTTTCTGCACCATTATAAACGGGAGTTACTACTGCAATTCTTTCATTCTTCATACTCCTAATTATTTGACCTTAATTTTCAGCAACTGTTCTATTTGATTATCTGTTGTATAGCATTTCCCTATAAGCCCGGAAGCATTATTGGAGATAAATCCGTACAGTTCTTTATCTTTTTGCAAAAGACCGCAATACTTTATATAATCTTCAATAGAATTAAAATTGGTGAGATATCCTGTAAATCCGTGTAGAATATAGTCTGTCATTCCGCCTACAGCATTACCGATCACCGGTTTTCCCAACGCCATTGCTTCCATCACAACACGTGGTAATCCTTCTGTAGATGAGGGATGCAGTAAAACATCCATTTTCCCGAAATACTCCAGAACGTCACTTTTATTCAGTACAATTTCAAAATATTCCTGAAGCTGCTCTTCCTCAATCTGCTTTAAAATCTTATCATAATATTTCTGAGAAGCATCTCCCTGATAAATAATTCCTACCAACAGAATTTTAAACCTTACCTTATCACGCTTAAGCTTTTTCGCAATTTCAATCGTAATATGCTGTCCTTTTGACGGTAAAAACCCACCACAATGCATGATTACAAAAGGTCTGTCCGCTTGGTCATCGCTCCAGTTCGGGATATTTTCTCTGTCTTTAAAGTCATTTAAAAACCCGGTATAATCTATGGCATTCGGTACCGTATAAATATCTTCCAGGGCGGCAAAACCTCCTGAGAAAATGGCCTGTCTCGTTGATTGCGAAACTCCGATGTAGATATCCGTTAATTTTTTAATTAAAATGGTATTAAAGCGGTTAACTGTTCGTGGTAAAAACCATCCTCTTGCAAAAAATGCAATTTTATAGCTTCCGGATTTCGATAATATGGATAATGTTTTGGTATTATTCACAATCACAAGATCCGGCTGAAAATCATTGATCAGTAGTTTTATTTTTTTTCTGTAAGCACTTAGCAATTGCAGATATTTCATGTAATTAGAAAGCATCTTAATTTTATTGCTGCTTGCCAATATGAACGGAGTTTGCCTTTTGTCAAGAATAGAATAGCTGATATTACGCTTTTCCATTGCCTGTACGAAAGGTTCGCAGGTTCCCCAGAAATCTATTATTTTCACCCCATGTCCGTTTTCCTGTAACCGCCCAGCCAATTCTACGGTGCTTTTTCTTGCACCCCCATAGTTCTGAACAGCTTCAACAAATAATATTTTCATGAGAAATTTATTTCTTTAAAATCATCAATAGTTTCATACTCAAAATTTGACTTGGCTTCATGCAAATTCGAGCCTGTATCCTTTTCAGAATAAGACTGAACATTGTAACAGAAATTTACTTTTGGTGACCCCTCTTCACGTAGTCGTCTTTCTAATTTTATGGCACTTTTGCGAACACCAAAAATCTGAACGGCTTCAAGGAAACTTATATTCATTTTTATAGCACTTTCATTGTTATTATTGCAATCTGATAAAATTTGAGGTTATAGTTTTTTTAAGGCAAATATGAATAAACCAATACCACACTTTCAGAGCCATTAATGCTGAAAATATCGTTATTAATTCATTAATAAAAATGATTTTTTTTCAAAACTGTGTGTTCAGATACGAGTAGAAATGATACAAAAATGTTATTCACTAAATAATACAATCTTGCAAATTTATTTCTCGCAAAACCATTATTTAGATTACTATTTTACTACTTTCAAAACAAATATACGAAAAAATAATATATCACAAATATTAGAATAAAAAATCCAATATGAATTTTTGTAAACATTCATATTTTTAACCATAATTCTTTATTATTCAAGAATATGCATTTAAGAAACTGTGGACAATTTCGTATTCTAAATTAACATCTGTTTTATTCCATTTTAGATCCTTATCATAAAAACCTAAGCACTGATCATAAACATACGGTTGAAACCCGTAACTGATCTCTACCACCAATGGCTGATCATTTTCATCAAAAATAAAATCATACGCCACACATATCATATTAAGTTGCCGAGCCGCTTTAAAAGCTATATCTACAGCTTCTAAATTGAATTTTCCCGGAGCAAATTCGAGCATTCCGCTGCCGGAAGCTCTAAAATCATTATTTCGGGTATTCCTTTTTAAATAATAACACTTATTACCAATAACGATAAGCCTTATATCATAGCTCAGGTTCGGAATAAACTCCTGAAAATAGACATAGTTTCTCTGTTTGGGAAAAACTTTATATTGTTTGTCTACAAAAATGCCTTTCCCTCCCCATTTTATAATTCTTAGAAAATTGTGAAGTGTTTTTTGTCTCCGGAACCTTTCGATGGTATCCGTAAAGACCGTCCAGGAATCGAAAGCGTCAAACCCACGACCAAATGCCTGTTTCACCAGCTTTTTGGCCTGTTGTTTTGTTTTTACAAGTTTTACGTTGATGGATCCTGCACCTCCTTTTAGTTTAAAAACTTTCGGAAATGAGGTATTTTCTATATACTTTTCAGCTTCGTTCTGATGATAAAAAACATCTGATTTTACTAATGGAATATCAAGGGCTTCCAGAAGATATTTCTGTGACACTTTATCATCAAAATGCCAGTAAGATTCTTCATTGGGGAATGTTTTTATCCCGATCTGATTAATAGATCTGAACAGGGTTCTCGCCTGCAGCATGTCCTCAAAATAATTCTGATTGAAATGCCACATAAAATGCGTTATCCCATTGTCTTTTATCTGCTTAATAATATCATTATCAAAAGCATTCAATATCACATAAGGTATCTTTTTCTCCTCCAGATATTCAATCCAGCGATCAGAAAAACTTCCTTTACGATGATGTATTCCTATCTTCATTTCTTTCTGTTAAAAAATTTATAATATAATCCTCCACCCATTACACATCTTGCCAATGATAAATTGATAGCAGCCCCTAAAACAGAGTAAAAATGGATCAAAGGATAGGCTAAAACAAATCCCAAAAGGGAAGCAAATAATGTATTCTTCATCACCAGTTTATCCTGACGGTGTACAATAAAATAATTAAGCCCAAAAACATTATATAACGTATATCCAAACAAACCAATCGCCAATATCAGCAATATCCAGAAGGCATTATCATAGCTTACATTCAGATACCAGAAAATTACTTTATTAAAAGCCAACACCCCAATTACCATTACGGTTATCATGATCAGCATCATTTTTTTATACCATTGGAAAGCATCTTTTCTTCGGTTTAAAAAAGGGAAAAATACACGCGAAAGAATTTCAATTAAGGCTACAATTAGATTTATAATCGTTAAAATAGCCTGATAAATACCCACTAACTGTGCTGTTCCAAAGATCCCCAACACAAACGTACTGGTGTTATTATACAACGTAGGAACAAACTGATTGATGAAAATCGGTGAATTCACTTTTATTGTTTTAATAACCGTTTTGTAGGGCAGAAAAATAAACTTCAGTTTATATTTTTTTATCAATAAATACTGTCCTACTAAAGCTGCTCCGATATATCCGGCACTTTGAAGCAGAGGATAAATCCAGAAATCACTTTCTTTTTTAATAAAAATAAAAACGCATAGGGTAAAAAAAAGCTTAATGCCTAAATTTAAATAAGTGATATAACGCATTTTCTCAATCCCCTGAAAAAACCATTCTGGAAATAAAGCATATCCTAATAAGAGTAAACTTGTATAAAAATAAATGACTCTATTTTCATAAAAAGGCGGATAAAAATAAACTACTAATGCAATAACAAGCCATGAAAGCAATAGAAACAAAGCCTTAATTGTTAAAACTTTACTGTAAATAATATTCAGTTTTTTCGGGCTGTCTCTGTAGATAGCCACATCGCGGGTCGCCGTAATCTTGAAGCTATAATCCGTAAGTGCCGTAAAATAAGCAATCAACGATGCCGAAAAGACAATAACTCCATATTTTTCGAACCCAATTACCCTTAAAATATAAGGCAACGTGATCAGAGGCAGCACCATTCCTATGAGCTGCAATGCAGATAATGAAACAAAGTTTTCCAACAATGCTTTTTTATCTTTGGTGTTAAAAATCTTTTTTATCCTGTTAATCATTACTTTAAGGTAATCGTTTCGTCGTTATTTTTAAACTTCTGACCAAAGCCGTTGGCATTTTTTGAAGCTGGATTTATTTTCTGCAGATCGATATTCACATTTACCTGATGCGGAGCCCCTTTAAATGACCTGAATTTCGCAGTTGCATTGTTTTGTGAAGAAAAATTATTCACACTGATATTTCCGCTCAGCTGAGGAAATCCTGCATTTGGCTTATCTCTGGTAACCGCCATCCCGAAGCCTATTTTAGATCCATTATCTTTAAAATTATTGATGGCAATTGAAATGGCTTTCTGCTGTTTTCCAACTATACTTCCGGGAGAAATTACGATTCCGTAATTGCCGTTGTTCTGGGTTTCTATATTGGTAAGCTTTACATTTTTTACTTCGTAATTATTAC from Chryseobacterium wanjuense includes these protein-coding regions:
- a CDS encoding SusC/RagA family TonB-linked outer membrane protein — encoded protein: MKNSIIILGLLISTTGLVFGQEKQVTGIILGQDEKPLQNAVVKLNNTSQEVATDTDGAFSIKVSEEVNKPVLAISHEGYLNKTVDISNQENVKITLQPTPDNKVNNIEEVVVIAYGTQKRGEVTGSVGRVDAQSFKDRPIARVDQALTGQIAGVKTRSTTGKPGEPLEIRVRGTASISASNSPVYVVDGMVVDDMANISPDDIQSIEVLKDAASTAMYGSRGSNGVVIVTTKKGTSGKPSFSFSQYYGVQTIEKKLDIMNSSEWIDFATEAINKRWVALAPGNSASDSYAVRANYFGLANATDYNLANINYMIDPRWGTNQVANIDWQDAFYRPAAIQSYQLAVRGGSKNVKYMISGAYFDQEGLAINTGFNRFNLSAVIDVNISDKWKAGIALRPSYSQSYGATVDGKDNLAHKMLSMVPVAEVSAGLYTNFWKNTRYRWAGSTQSPIGVMEETTNNTNEFRLLSSLYVSYDILPDLNIKISGGATNNFNLNNGYTPTFDLITNIPGQVSIASRRTVNYNRYLGEALLSYKKSFGEHDINAIAGYSAENYRTTTQYNRNKGFPNDDLETFNFTQSASVLNSEYTAAEWMLISMFGRVNYDYKEKYMVSASIRRDGSSRFGWNNLWGTFAAFGAGWKVDNEEFLKDVKWLNNLKFRYSWGENGNNSIGDYRAFGTLSGGNYSFGGSLSNGLIPNTIPNPDLTWEKTQSSDFGFELGLFNRIDFTADYYIKKTKDLLLEQPIPAVTGYTTMWKNVGSVQNKGLELELTTKNLTGAFRWNTSANIAFNNNKVLQLGTDNAPIYTGFSNSTNIIKVGEELNSFYLYEAIGVLSTADINNASVAKTTGAIAGDVKYRDVNGDGVINEEDRHIIGGPTPDYYWGFTNTFSYKNFDLSIFFQGQKGGYSYALLGRAIDRTGMGTTVNAMGNWVNRWRSDENPGDGKTPRLDGTTGSLLDTRWLYDATYIQLKNVTLGYNFDQDLASKLKISNLRVYISLENVWRKDHYYGGYNPESVQSDGTDYGAYPNAKVYMMGINFNF
- a CDS encoding acetyltransferase; translated protein: MYLYGASGHGKVVAEVAEECGYNIDAYIDENPSKDKLLSYPVLNEIPQQEIEILISIGHNRIRKRIVAQNEQFSYATLIHPKSIISKRVKIGEGTVVMPGATINAIVKVGKHCIVNTNASIDHDCILEDFVHISPNVGLGGNVYVGEGTHVGIGVNVIQGITIGKWCTIGAGAVIISDVPDGCTVVGNPGRIIKSKSLKI
- a CDS encoding glycosyltransferase family 4 protein, producing MTKNEKVIRTSTVPLSLNLLLKGQLKFLNEFYEIVGISSEGELLDEVKQREGIKTIKVNMERGISPLKDLSSLYKLYKILKTEKPVIVHSITPKAGLLTMLSGKMAGVPIRIHTFTGLIFPTRKGPVQKLLINMDRLLCSAATHVYPEGEGVKKDLINYKITSKYLRVIGNGNVNGIDLNHFSSEQISEEQKKLLRKELNIEDSDFVFVFVGRLLGDKGINELVEAFTLLNNKDSERRSKLLLVGPLEHELDPVRPDILEEIKNNPDIISVGFQSDVRPYFAISHALAFPSYREGFPNVVMQAGAMGLPSIVSDINGCNEIIMEDQNGVIVPVKNSEKLSQAMERIKSDTAYYQKLKTNARPMIESRYEQSEVWNAVLAEYKKLIKEREYRV
- a CDS encoding glycosyltransferase family 2 protein — translated: MKNERIAVVTPVYNGAETIEKSIRSLLDQTFDSWVNVIVNDGSTDETRKILEKYQNDERFYIINLENNVGRGAARKIALEKVKEIDAKYMCMLDADDLYYSDKLKWQYDYMELHPDIALLSCSIGYIDHDNKLVGVLETFDKEQIMEFDHYINYKAVPHACSIIRLSEIGEVTFDEKLLLGQDQDFMIRMLIKKKYAFIPKIGYLYNRADSFSFKKYKKSLHLAFYAKKKLQLGALDLLKIYIINQVKIMYVGILCLVGKEKIYLNKIGRPTLQNELQEHQTKLRMKV
- a CDS encoding glycosyltransferase family 4 protein, producing the protein MKILFVEAVQNYGGARKSTVELAGRLQENGHGVKIIDFWGTCEPFVQAMEKRNISYSILDKRQTPFILASSNKIKMLSNYMKYLQLLSAYRKKIKLLINDFQPDLVIVNNTKTLSILSKSGSYKIAFFARGWFLPRTVNRFNTILIKKLTDIYIGVSQSTRQAIFSGGFAALEDIYTVPNAIDYTGFLNDFKDRENIPNWSDDQADRPFVIMHCGGFLPSKGQHITIEIAKKLKRDKVRFKILLVGIIYQGDASQKYYDKILKQIEEEQLQEYFEIVLNKSDVLEYFGKMDVLLHPSSTEGLPRVVMEAMALGKPVIGNAVGGMTDYILHGFTGYLTNFNSIEDYIKYCGLLQKDKELYGFISNNASGLIGKCYTTDNQIEQLLKIKVK
- a CDS encoding ATP-grasp domain-containing protein — protein: MKIGIHHRKGSFSDRWIEYLEEKKIPYVILNAFDNDIIKQIKDNGITHFMWHFNQNYFEDMLQARTLFRSINQIGIKTFPNEESYWHFDDKVSQKYLLEALDIPLVKSDVFYHQNEAEKYIENTSFPKVFKLKGGAGSINVKLVKTKQQAKKLVKQAFGRGFDAFDSWTVFTDTIERFRRQKTLHNFLRIIKWGGKGIFVDKQYKVFPKQRNYVYFQEFIPNLSYDIRLIVIGNKCYYLKRNTRNNDFRASGSGMLEFAPGKFNLEAVDIAFKAARQLNMICVAYDFIFDENDQPLVVEISYGFQPYVYDQCLGFYDKDLKWNKTDVNLEYEIVHSFLNAYS
- a CDS encoding oligosaccharide flippase family protein; its protein translation is MENFVSLSALQLIGMVLPLITLPYILRVIGFEKYGVIVFSASLIAYFTALTDYSFKITATRDVAIYRDSPKKLNIIYSKVLTIKALFLLLSWLVIALVVYFYPPFYENRVIYFYTSLLLLGYALFPEWFFQGIEKMRYITYLNLGIKLFFTLCVFIFIKKESDFWIYPLLQSAGYIGAALVGQYLLIKKYKLKFIFLPYKTVIKTIKVNSPIFINQFVPTLYNNTSTFVLGIFGTAQLVGIYQAILTIINLIVALIEILSRVFFPFLNRRKDAFQWYKKMMLIMITVMVIGVLAFNKVIFWYLNVSYDNAFWILLILAIGLFGYTLYNVFGLNYFIVHRQDKLVMKNTLFASLLGFVLAYPLIHFYSVLGAAINLSLARCVMGGGLYYKFFNRKK